The window ACGCTCGCTTAATGTCAAAAGGTTTACGTAAAATTCAACCATTAATTAATAAAAGTAAAACAGCCATTATTTTTATTAATCAATTACGTGAAAAAATTAATACTTTTTTTGGCAATCCTGAAATGACCACAGGCGGTAAAGCTTTAAAATTTTATGCTAGTTTGAGAATAGAAACCAAAAAAGCAGATTTAATTAAAGAGGGTATTAATAAAATTGGTATAAAAACAAAAGTAACAACAGTTAAAAACAAATTAGCACCACCGTTACAAACATGTTTTATTGATATTTTTTTTGGTTCTGGTTTCGATTATAATAATGAAATTATAGATTTTGCAATCCAATATGGCGTCTTGAAAAAAAACGGTTCTTGATTTTATTTTAATGATAATAAAATAGGGCAAGGGCGAGAACAATTAAAAAATACACTATCAAAAAACAATGAACTTTTTATACAAATTTCAGAAAAAACTTTGGAGTTTGTCAATAATGAAAAAAGCAATTGACAATAACTTGTAATATAATTATTATTGGTGATATAAGATGGGTTATTTAATAGCATTTATTATATTACTAATATTATTTGTATTGCTGATTACCATTGTTCCAGTTGTAATGGTAGTTTATCTTAAGAAAAAACAACTGAAATTAACTTTTGTTCCAAAAAGCCAAACTTCTTTTAAAAAAATAGTTCAAAAAACTAAAGATTTAGAAGAAGAATGTGAAGATTTAAATAATAAAAATAATGAATTAAAAAAAGCAATTAGTGATCAAAATTTACAAATTGATTTACTCAAAAAAAACAATGAAAATTTTTTACTAAATGCCACAAGTTTAACAGCTGAACAAGCGAAAAAAGAACTTTTTAATTTATTAAAAATAAAATTTAAAAAAGAGCTTGCTCAAGAATATGCAAA is drawn from Ureaplasma parvum serovar 3 str. ATCC 27815 and contains these coding sequences:
- the recA gene encoding recombinase RecA translates to MKENNNLEKLDPIATLETKFAKSSYFIADEIKDEKINAISTGSIHIDQITGINGIPVGKITEIYGNESSGKTTIALQTIAECQKTGGTVVLLDLEGSFDINYAKSLKVDLTKLIITQPQTGEQAFDMIETLIKTNSIDLIVIDSVAAMLPESEYQANMNEALMGAHARLMSKGLRKIQPLINKSKTAIIFINQLREKINTFFGNPEMTTGGKALKFYASLRIETKKADLIKEGINKIGIKTKVTTVKNKLAPPLQTCFIDIFFGSGFDYNNEIIDFAIQYGVLKKNGSWFYFNDNKIGQGREQLKNTLSKNNELFIQISEKTLEFVNNEKSNWQ